Below is a genomic region from Rhodococcus sp. WMMA185.
CGCCGGGAGAGACCGGAGTCCTTCGTCGGGGGGTCCTACACCCCGATTTTCGGTACCGGGCAGGCCGCAACCCACGTGGTGGGCTTCGCGCGGGGCCCAGCAGGTGCGCGCCCTGACATCGTCGCAGTGGCAACCCGGCACAGTGTCGCACTCGACGGCGTCGCACTCGGCGACGTTCAACTCGGTCGGCCAGGCTGGGGCGACACCACCGTCGCGCTGCCCGAGGGGACGTGGACCGACCGCCTCACCGGCGAGACAGTGCACACGGCCGACGACGACACGATTCCCGGACCCCGTGCCGACTCGCTGTTCGCCACCTACCCGGTCGCCCTGCTCACGCTCTTGGCAACTGACCGCTGACCGAAGCCGGGCGACTGCCCATCTTCCTGCCGTGCACGGTAATGGAAGTGTCAGATTCGATTGGCTGTGAGTTACTCCACGGCTGTTGCTTTCGTCCGAGATGTCTGCAAAACTCTCCGCTCGATAACGACTCAATAACAACTCAGTAACGGGGAGCAAAAGATGTTGAGTAGAAGAGCCTTTCTTGGAAGCACACTGGGTGCAGTTGCCCTCGGTGCACCGATTCTGTCGTCAGTTGCTCCGGCTCTGGCCCCTCGCGCCTACGCTGCTACCACTATCCGCACGAAGGTGGTCAACGCCACCGGAACCTTCGGCAACAGTGCGATCAAGATGTACATTCCCGGTGTCAACCCCGCCGGGCAGCAAGGATTCGTCAATGCCAGCGGGGTCTTCGTAACGGTCCCCCAAGATGTCGCTCACGGCACCCCCCTCGACATGGCGATCCCGCTGTCCAACACCGGAGACACAGATTTCGTCTTGCCCCAGATGTCGGGGCGCATCTACTTCGCGATCGACGGCGACTTGACGTTCAGGGCCGTCGCCGACGAACAGGGCGTCCGGAGAATGCAGTACCCGGCGGGCTGGGTTGAGAGCGACGACAGTTTCTCGGTGATGCACGACTGCGTCGAGTTCACCCTGAACGACCTTGGAATGTTCTGCAACACCACAATGGTCGACAAGTTCTCCGTGCCGTTGGCCATTCGATTGGAAGGAGACGCGTCGCAGACCGCCGGCGAACTCGTCCCTGGCGGACGCGAGAGAATCTTCTCCACCATCGCCGATCAGCCGGACTTCGCACGACTGATCATCGGTGACAACAAGCGCGTGATCGCCCCCGGCCACGGCATCGACTCCGGACTGTTCTCGTCCACCTACTACGACGAGTACATCAATGAGGTGTGGAGCAAGTACGCCACCACCGACCTGCTGGTGACCGACCACCTCAAGCAGATCACCTACACCGGCCGGGTCAGAGATGGGGTGCTCATCTTCGACAAGGGTGTGGCACCGATCCGCAAACCAAGCACCCGCGACGTGTTCTTCTGTGATGGGGCCCTGGCGGCTCCGAACGACGGTGTGACCGGACCGGTCGCCGCGATGCTGGGCGCTGCCTTCAACCGAGGGACGCTACTCGAACACTCCGCTCAGCCCATCAGTGACACCAAGCTCCACTACAACACCGCCGTCGCCAACCACTACTCGCGGGCCCTGCACGAGAACACCAAGGACGGCAAGGCGTACGGTTTCGCATTCGACGATGTCGGAGACCTCGCGGCGTTCATCCAGGACCACAACCCGAGCTCCTGGACTATCACCCTGACCGATCTCTCCTCGGGACCGGCTCCTGGTGGAACCGATCCTGGTTCAGACCCGGGCACTGATCCCGGCACGGGCGGCGGCACCGACCCGAACACGGGCGGCGGCACCGACCCGAACACGGGTGGCGGCACCGACCCGAATACCGGTGGCGGCACCGACCCCAACACCGGTGGCGGCACCAACCCCGGCACGGGCGATGTGTCCACCGGCAGCGCGGGGCTGAACTTCGGGTCGTAGCAGCCCGCGACTCGAGGCATACCTGAAAGGAACCCGCACCAGGCGGTGTGGGTTTTCTTCAGGCCGCACAGTGGCGGCTCAGGGCACGTTCTAAGGTGCTTCCTCTGGCGGTCAGGCCATCTCGGGGACGTGAAGGTGCGCGATGGCAAGCTCGAACTCACCAGTCTCGAGCACCTCGGCGTTCGCCTCGCGCAGAGATGCGGCCCTGATCTCGTTGATGCGTTCCATGTTGCGTTCCATCGCCTCGCGGCTGTCGTAGGTCAGCGACGACACCGCACGGCCGGCAGCATGATCCACTAGCAGGCTGGCGCTGCAGAACCCTTCGAGTTCCTCCATCTTGGGTATTCCGGCCAACTTCCACACATCGACGACACGGTCCATGTGGGCTGGTTCCGCCTTGGCCCAGGTGACCCGGCAGTAGGCACCGCGATCCGAGGGGTGATCGCGGTGCATCGCCGCAATGTCCCACCTCGACACCTCCGCGGTGCCGTGGAAGATCTCGGCAGCCCGGTCACGCAACTCCCGCACCGGTCCCTCGCTCGAGCGCAGCGATTCCTCGTCCCGCCACGAACTGGTCGCGATGCATCGGCCCGAATCGCGATCGACCAGCAGGGACAAACCGAGGCAACCGTCGACTTCCGCCAGCGCAGGCATCACGACATCGCGCACGTGCTTGATCCCCTCGTCGATGAACGAGGGATGCGCCTGAATTGTGGTTGAGCGTGCAAACACGATCGTCACCCTTCCTTGTCGAGGGCGACGCCACGGGCGGCGTCGCCCGTTGATCCCACGTGTCTCACACTCCTCCGCAACGGCGCCGATAGCAACGTCCGTGCATGTGATGCCGAGATGTGCGTATTCGCGCAACCGGAGAAGGCTCCAAGCGACTTCCGCCGAAATTCGAATGCGGCACCCACCTCGGGTGTGCCACTCTCTCGAGACATGACGACCAGCACTGAGATCACTGTCCGGACCGCCGACGAGCAGGACTGGCGCAATCTTCTGCTACTGCACGAAGTCGGGTTCGGTACCCCGTACACCTCGGAGGCCGTGGATGCGCGGCGCGAACTCGTCGGCATCGACCGCTCGATCATCGCGGTCGACGACGAGGCCGTGGTCGGCGTGACCATGGATTTTCCGATGACAGTCACCGTCCCCGGCGAGGTCGCAGTACGAGCGGCAGGGATCACCGGGGTCTCCGTCGCACCCTCGCACCGACGCCGGGGGATACTCCGCACCCTCTACACCGAGCAGCATCGACGGATACGAGCGACCGGCGCTGTGCTGTCAGTGCTCATCGCCAGCGAGGGTGGAATCTACGGGCGATTCGGATACGGCCCCGCCACCATCGAGTCCACGGTAAGCGTCGACCGTCGTCTCGGGGCGTTCCATCCGAAGGCCCCCGATCCGGGCGGGGTACGCGTCCTACGCCCGACCGATGCCCGCGCTGCGATCACAGCCGTCTACGACCGCTGGCAACGGATCACACCCGGCGCACAGGTTCGGCCCGACATCTTGTGGGATCAGCTTTTCGCCGATCACGACATCGACCGCGGCGGCGGTACGAGCCTGTTCGCCATGCTCCACGACGACGGCTACGCCCTGTATCGCCGGGCCGGCGGGGAGGACGCGATGATCGCCCGGATCCAAGAGATGCGGACGGTTACCGACGACGCTCACGCTGCGCTGTGGCGCGCACTGTTCGGCCTCGACCTGATGCACGGCATCGAGACGACCCTGGCGCCCGAGGATCCGCTTCCCCAACTGCTCACCGATAGTCGTGTGGTCCGCACGCGGTCGCGGCACGACCGATTGTGGGTGCGGATCATGGATGTACGAGCCGCACTCGAGGCGCGCACCTACCGATCCGACCTCGACCTCGTTCTACAGGTCGACGACGGGTTCCTCCATGCCGGTGGGTGCTTTCGGCTGACAGCCCGGGACGGCCACGCCACCTGTACGCCTACGGACGACACTCCGCAGGTCGTCGCCGATCTGGATGTACTGGGCAGTCTGTATCTCGGAGCGCATCGGGCACGCACATTCGCGGCGGCCCATCGGCTCTGGGCCGACACGCCGGAAACACTGTGGGCCGTCGACCACGCATTCGACTCGAACCGAAGCGCTCAGATCGGCTGGCCGTTCTAGGTCCAGCTTTACGACTTGGCGTGTTCCACCCACGCGTCGGACCCGGGGAAGACGAGCGCCTCGTGACCGTCGTCGTACCGGACGAGGTACGGCGGTTCCCCGTTCTCTCCGTGTACCTCCACGACCTCGGCGGTCTGCTCGTGTTTTCCGACAACCCTGCCCTGGACGTGCAACCGGTCTCCAACTGCTACGCGCATGACTGCTCCTCGCGACGTTCGACTTGCTACTCCCAGCTTGCTACTTCCGGCGTCACAGCGAAAGGGGCGACCAAACTCTCGTGCGCTGCGCGAGAATCCAGATCACGGCATCCTGATCGAGTGCACACCTTCGAGGTTTGGGCTCCGCTACCGAATACCGTTCGTGTCGACGTCGACGGTCGACGCCACGACATGACTCCATCACCGGACGGGTGGTGGTGCGCGGAGATCGATGCAGCCCCAGACGCACGGTACGGCTTCCTGTTGGACGATGGCGACACCGTGCTCCCCGACCCACGCTCGCCGCGGCAACCCGACGGCGTCCACGCGTCGTCCCAATTGCATGCGCTCGACGAGAGCTCGTGGACCGACGCGCAGTGGACAGGGCGGCAGCTCGCCGGGTCGGTGGTCTACGAACTGCACGTCGGAACCTTCACCGCCGAAGGCACCTTCGGTGCCGCGATCGAACGCCTCGATCACCTCGTCGAACTAGGCGTCGATTTCGTGGAACTGATGCCGGTCAACGGCTTCAACGGCACTCACAACTGGGGCTACGACGGCGTCCTGTGGTACACGGTGCACGAGGGATACGGCGGACCGGACGGATTGCAGGCCCTCGTGGACGCATGTCACGCCCGCGGAGTCGGGGTTGTCCTCGACGTGGTCTACAACCATCTCGGCCCGTCCGGGAACTACCTCGACCGCTTCGGACCGTATCTGACGCAGGCCGAGGGCACCTGGGGCCTGGGCATCAATCTCGACGGTCCGGAAAGCGGCGAGGTGCGCCGCTACATCATCGACAACGCGCTGCGCTGGTTCCGCGAGTTCCACATCGACGCCCTCCGGCTCGACGCCGTCCACGCGCTCGTCGACCATACCGCCACCCACATCCTCGAGGACTTGGCCATACAGACCCGACGTCTGTCAGCACATCTGAGGCGACCCCTGACGTTGATTGCCGAGAGCGACCTGAACGACCCGCGACTGATCACGTCTCGGTCCGCGAGCGGATTCGGTCTCGACGCCCAATGGGACGACGACGTCCATCACGCCATCCATGCGGCGGTGTCGGGTGAGAGACAGGGATACTACGGGGATTTCGGTTCGATGGCATGCCTGGCCGACACCCTGCGCCGAGGCTGGTTCCACGCGGGGACATTCTCGTCGTTCCGCGGGCGCATGCACGGCAGACCCCTCGACACCCTGCGCACCCCCGCCAGTTCCCTGGTCGTGTACACCTGCACTCACGACCAGATCGGCAA
It encodes:
- a CDS encoding antibiotic biosynthesis monooxygenase; the encoded protein is MTIVFARSTTIQAHPSFIDEGIKHVRDVVMPALAEVDGCLGLSLLVDRDSGRCIATSSWRDEESLRSSEGPVRELRDRAAEIFHGTAEVSRWDIAAMHRDHPSDRGAYCRVTWAKAEPAHMDRVVDVWKLAGIPKMEELEGFCSASLLVDHAAGRAVSSLTYDSREAMERNMERINEIRAASLREANAEVLETGEFELAIAHLHVPEMA
- a CDS encoding beta-1,3-glucanase family protein produces the protein MLSRRAFLGSTLGAVALGAPILSSVAPALAPRAYAATTIRTKVVNATGTFGNSAIKMYIPGVNPAGQQGFVNASGVFVTVPQDVAHGTPLDMAIPLSNTGDTDFVLPQMSGRIYFAIDGDLTFRAVADEQGVRRMQYPAGWVESDDSFSVMHDCVEFTLNDLGMFCNTTMVDKFSVPLAIRLEGDASQTAGELVPGGRERIFSTIADQPDFARLIIGDNKRVIAPGHGIDSGLFSSTYYDEYINEVWSKYATTDLLVTDHLKQITYTGRVRDGVLIFDKGVAPIRKPSTRDVFFCDGALAAPNDGVTGPVAAMLGAAFNRGTLLEHSAQPISDTKLHYNTAVANHYSRALHENTKDGKAYGFAFDDVGDLAAFIQDHNPSSWTITLTDLSSGPAPGGTDPGSDPGTDPGTGGGTDPNTGGGTDPNTGGGTDPNTGGGTDPNTGGGTNPGTGDVSTGSAGLNFGS
- the treZ gene encoding malto-oligosyltrehalose trehalohydrolase, which codes for MHTFEVWAPLPNTVRVDVDGRRHDMTPSPDGWWCAEIDAAPDARYGFLLDDGDTVLPDPRSPRQPDGVHASSQLHALDESSWTDAQWTGRQLAGSVVYELHVGTFTAEGTFGAAIERLDHLVELGVDFVELMPVNGFNGTHNWGYDGVLWYTVHEGYGGPDGLQALVDACHARGVGVVLDVVYNHLGPSGNYLDRFGPYLTQAEGTWGLGINLDGPESGEVRRYIIDNALRWFREFHIDALRLDAVHALVDHTATHILEDLAIQTRRLSAHLRRPLTLIAESDLNDPRLITSRSASGFGLDAQWDDDVHHAIHAAVSGERQGYYGDFGSMACLADTLRRGWFHAGTFSSFRGRMHGRPLDTLRTPASSLVVYTCTHDQIGNRAVGDRPGTYLNHGQLAVKAALVLCSPFTPMLFMGEEWGASTPFQFFTSHPEPSLARATAEGRKAEFANHGWTTDDVPDPQDPETFARSKLDWDERGREPHARLLECYRSLIRLRRERWELTDPWLENLSVDYDEALCWIVVNRGQLRLACNLSAESVTVPVGGSPLLWWEAPTQDETASVTVLPAHSFVVLDGATAARSS
- a CDS encoding enhanced intracellular survival protein Eis — protein: MTTSTEITVRTADEQDWRNLLLLHEVGFGTPYTSEAVDARRELVGIDRSIIAVDDEAVVGVTMDFPMTVTVPGEVAVRAAGITGVSVAPSHRRRGILRTLYTEQHRRIRATGAVLSVLIASEGGIYGRFGYGPATIESTVSVDRRLGAFHPKAPDPGGVRVLRPTDARAAITAVYDRWQRITPGAQVRPDILWDQLFADHDIDRGGGTSLFAMLHDDGYALYRRAGGEDAMIARIQEMRTVTDDAHAALWRALFGLDLMHGIETTLAPEDPLPQLLTDSRVVRTRSRHDRLWVRIMDVRAALEARTYRSDLDLVLQVDDGFLHAGGCFRLTARDGHATCTPTDDTPQVVADLDVLGSLYLGAHRARTFAAAHRLWADTPETLWAVDHAFDSNRSAQIGWPF
- a CDS encoding DUF1918 domain-containing protein; this translates as MRVAVGDRLHVQGRVVGKHEQTAEVVEVHGENGEPPYLVRYDDGHEALVFPGSDAWVEHAKS